The sequence GATCATGTTCACGCTGATGTTCACCTACCTGTTCGGCGGTGCGATCGCGGGATCCACCCGCGCCTACCTGCAGTTCCTCCTCCCGGGGATCGTGGTCCAGACCGTGGTCTTCATCACCATGTACACCGCGGTCGGCCTGAACACCGACATCTCGAAAGGGATCTTTGACCGGTTTCGGTCCTTGCCGATCTGGCGACCGGCGCCCCTTGTCGGGTCCCTGCTGGGCGACGCAGTGCGCTACACGATCGCCTCGATGATGGTCATTGGGCTGGGTCTGATACTCGGCTTCCGTCCGGATGGCGGCGTGCTTGGTGTGGTGGCGGCCGTAGGGCTCCTGCTCGTGTTCGCCTTCAGTCTCGGCTGGATCTGGACCCTCTTCGGCCTGGTCATGCGCACACCGAACGGGGTCATGATGTCGAGCATGATGGTGTTGTTCC is a genomic window of Sphaerobacter thermophilus DSM 20745 containing:
- a CDS encoding ABC transporter permease — encoded protein: MTVQAPLRPPGIDERVRSALSSDRPRRPSALAVSLTFAWRALLKIRHVPEQLFDVTAFPIMFTLMFTYLFGGAIAGSTRAYLQFLLPGIVVQTVVFITMYTAVGLNTDISKGIFDRFRSLPIWRPAPLVGSLLGDAVRYTIASMMVIGLGLILGFRPDGGVLGVVAAVGLLLVFAFSLGWIWTLFGLVMRTPNGVMMSSMMVLFPLTFASNIFVDPRTMPWWLQRFVDVNPITLMVTAARGLMSGTATAGQVGAVLAVSAVIVAIFAPITMYRYRNQT